One stretch of Balneola sp. MJW-20 DNA includes these proteins:
- the rsmB gene encoding 16S rRNA (cytosine(967)-C(5))-methyltransferase RsmB, translated as METEFSERSVSIDILNKFDQDQVLDYALADELESRERAQVREYVQNILRKRSYLDFMIDEYSSVKTPEMKSGLKNILRLAIYDMLFMDSTPDYAAINEAVEIAKYTLGSKTGDLVNAIMRNLQRDIDNLPKPAFKDRSKLVATTFSHPEWMVERWSKRFGEREAFQLMQANNSRPDYFVRMNSLRTKQENFELRMEKMDVDSEASEWLPYYYKVNSVQPFISKGLLKKGLCLVQDVAAGFAPTILDPQPGETIFDLCAAPGTKSIMMADLMQAEGELVAVDISSERLEKLAESALNYGAENIKIRRGDVLDVSLGLADGVLLDAPCTGTGVLSKRADLRWRRDEEGLKNAVELQEKLLDEAANMVKRGGRLVYSTCSLEPEENMEQITKFLDKYDNFVLEPLEDYLPEEVLTEDGKAYQTFPHKHGCDGHFGVLLKRVK; from the coding sequence TTGGAAACTGAATTTTCTGAACGCTCGGTAAGTATAGATATACTCAACAAATTTGATCAGGACCAGGTCCTGGATTACGCTCTGGCTGACGAACTTGAATCTCGGGAACGCGCACAAGTCAGAGAGTATGTACAGAACATACTGCGTAAGAGATCTTATCTGGATTTCATGATCGATGAATACTCTTCAGTTAAGACTCCGGAAATGAAGTCCGGCCTGAAGAATATTTTGCGTCTGGCTATTTACGACATGCTGTTTATGGACAGTACCCCAGACTATGCTGCGATCAACGAAGCAGTTGAGATCGCAAAATATACACTGGGTTCGAAGACCGGTGATCTGGTTAATGCCATCATGCGTAACCTGCAGCGGGATATTGATAACCTGCCAAAACCTGCGTTTAAGGATCGCTCCAAATTGGTAGCAACGACCTTCTCTCATCCCGAATGGATGGTAGAACGATGGAGTAAAAGATTCGGGGAACGTGAGGCATTCCAGCTCATGCAGGCTAATAACAGCCGTCCCGATTATTTTGTACGGATGAATTCCCTCCGAACGAAGCAGGAAAATTTTGAGCTCCGGATGGAGAAAATGGATGTTGATTCTGAGGCCAGCGAATGGCTCCCCTATTACTATAAAGTAAACTCTGTTCAGCCTTTTATATCCAAAGGACTCCTGAAAAAAGGACTTTGCCTGGTGCAGGATGTGGCAGCTGGTTTTGCACCAACTATTCTGGATCCACAACCGGGAGAAACGATCTTTGATCTGTGTGCTGCCCCCGGCACCAAGTCGATCATGATGGCAGACCTTATGCAGGCTGAAGGTGAATTGGTTGCTGTTGATATATCATCCGAGCGTCTGGAAAAACTGGCTGAGAGTGCCCTAAACTATGGTGCAGAAAATATCAAGATCCGTCGCGGTGATGTACTCGATGTATCTCTCGGACTTGCCGACGGGGTACTTCTGGATGCTCCTTGTACCGGAACCGGCGTACTGAGCAAACGTGCTGACCTTCGCTGGAGAAGAGATGAAGAAGGCCTGAAAAATGCCGTTGAACTGCAGGAAAAATTACTGGACGAAGCAGCCAATATGGTGAAAAGAGGCGGAAGACTGGTCTACAGCACCTGTTCACTGGAACCGGAAGAGAATATGGAGCAGATCACCAAATTCCTCGATAAATACGACAACTTTGTGCTTGAGCCACTCGAAGATTATCTCCCTGAAGAGGTACTGACCGAAGACGGCAAAGCCTACCAGACCTTCCCGCACAAACATGGTTGCGATGGTCACTTCGGCGTTCTTTTGAAAAGGGTAAAATAA
- a CDS encoding transglycosylase domain-containing protein: protein MSESDKGNIDHERYFSDPEYRKKILQEKQEGREFNTLPKGRSALKRKVLLWSGSAAGFIFLAVIGYIIFLFQGLPSSDKFENPETAIASEVRSRDGVTLDKYFTENRKWVRYENISPNIVDALVATEDHRYYDHWGMDMYRTLGIPFYLIQGKWQGASTISQQLARNLYKEIGQRFSVSRKFREMITAVQLERNYTKREIIEMYLNTVEFSNSSFGIEAAAQTHFGKPASEITIPEAATLIGMLKAVTTYNPRTNTDRATTRRNLVMSLMNQRGFLTDTEYQAYAAQPIELDYHPPFRTGRQSRYFGEYVRQKVQPWLDENNYDLYKDGLVIYTTIDSRMQRHAEAAVKTKLDSLQAIFESEWTSRGSDDYMDIYWEKYPAFLDDFIRETDRYKNGFQNFDTNIERVVFDSLYADSAFIDSVKRVNTRLQAGFVAIEPSNGNILAWVGGADYGNVQYDHVYQSRRQVGSTFKPFVYTVAIDNGFMPYHKFSKYPSTFRERNGEVWNPKDKSVPAGPEMIPLRQALGRSLNNVTVRLLPELAGVPGTNKAWELEPAARKIKDMASNMGVDMNRVPAYPSLALGTAEASLLEMTSAYTTFANKGVHIEPIAITRIEDKEGNVIKEFFPDYKGEVISPETAYIMVDMMRGVVTGGDGWNGTGVRLRWGYNVRQDVAAKTGTTNDAADNWFIAMMPHVVMGAWVGGEDRKTRFNQDVPASVSIGQGARSALPIVGTFIENVTADENAYWAYDAFELPPGFVLPEDPEEVRNEMVTDKDKGRIGW from the coding sequence ATGAGTGAATCGGATAAAGGAAACATAGATCACGAACGGTATTTCAGCGACCCCGAATACAGAAAAAAGATCCTTCAGGAGAAGCAGGAAGGCAGAGAGTTCAACACTCTGCCTAAAGGCCGTTCAGCCCTGAAGAGAAAGGTCCTGTTATGGAGCGGATCAGCAGCAGGATTTATATTTCTTGCGGTCATAGGGTATATCATTTTCCTTTTTCAGGGACTCCCCTCTTCCGATAAATTTGAGAATCCGGAAACCGCCATAGCATCTGAAGTACGTAGCCGAGACGGGGTAACCTTAGATAAATATTTTACAGAGAATCGTAAATGGGTTCGCTATGAGAATATCTCGCCAAATATCGTTGACGCACTCGTGGCTACCGAGGATCATCGTTATTATGACCACTGGGGAATGGATATGTACCGAACACTGGGCATCCCCTTTTATCTGATACAAGGGAAATGGCAGGGAGCATCAACGATCAGTCAGCAGCTGGCCCGAAACCTATATAAAGAGATCGGTCAGCGATTCTCAGTTTCCCGAAAATTCCGGGAAATGATCACGGCGGTACAGCTTGAAAGAAATTATACCAAACGTGAGATCATAGAGATGTATCTCAATACTGTTGAGTTCTCAAACAGTTCTTTTGGTATCGAGGCTGCTGCACAAACTCACTTTGGGAAACCGGCTTCTGAAATAACGATTCCTGAAGCAGCAACACTGATCGGTATGCTCAAGGCAGTAACCACCTATAATCCTCGTACCAATACCGATCGGGCTACCACCCGCCGCAATCTGGTAATGTCGCTTATGAATCAGCGTGGTTTTCTTACGGACACAGAATATCAGGCCTATGCAGCACAGCCGATCGAGCTGGACTATCATCCACCGTTCAGAACGGGTAGACAGAGTCGCTATTTTGGCGAATATGTACGTCAAAAAGTTCAGCCTTGGCTCGATGAAAATAATTATGACCTGTATAAGGACGGACTGGTGATCTACACCACAATTGATTCACGAATGCAGCGCCATGCGGAAGCTGCCGTTAAGACCAAACTGGATTCCCTGCAAGCGATCTTTGAGAGCGAATGGACCTCCCGCGGATCGGATGATTACATGGACATCTACTGGGAAAAATACCCTGCATTCCTCGATGATTTTATCCGGGAGACCGACCGCTATAAGAACGGTTTTCAGAATTTCGATACCAATATTGAAAGGGTTGTGTTTGATTCTCTCTATGCTGACTCTGCCTTCATAGATTCAGTCAAAAGAGTTAATACGCGCCTTCAGGCCGGATTTGTGGCTATTGAACCATCCAATGGTAATATACTCGCATGGGTCGGTGGTGCAGACTATGGCAATGTACAGTATGATCACGTCTATCAGTCTCGCAGACAGGTCGGGTCAACATTCAAGCCCTTTGTATATACCGTTGCGATCGATAACGGATTTATGCCTTATCATAAGTTCTCTAAATACCCTAGTACCTTCAGAGAGCGTAACGGAGAAGTATGGAATCCTAAAGATAAAAGTGTTCCCGCCGGACCCGAAATGATTCCTTTAAGACAGGCACTTGGGCGTTCGCTTAATAATGTAACGGTACGACTGCTTCCTGAACTTGCCGGCGTTCCCGGGACCAATAAAGCCTGGGAACTGGAACCTGCCGCCAGAAAAATTAAAGATATGGCTTCCAATATGGGAGTGGACATGAACAGGGTTCCGGCCTATCCATCCCTTGCACTGGGTACCGCTGAGGCTTCTCTGCTTGAGATGACCTCCGCGTATACAACCTTTGCCAACAAAGGAGTACATATTGAACCTATCGCCATCACTAGGATAGAGGATAAAGAAGGTAATGTGATCAAGGAATTCTTCCCTGATTATAAAGGAGAAGTGATCAGTCCGGAGACAGCTTATATCATGGTTGATATGATGCGAGGAGTGGTTACCGGAGGTGATGGCTGGAATGGTACCGGTGTCCGTTTAAGATGGGGATATAATGTCCGACAGGATGTGGCCGCAAAGACCGGAACCACCAATGATGCTGCAGATAACTGGTTTATTGCTATGATGCCTCACGTGGTTATGGGGGCATGGGTTGGAGGTGAAGACCGCAAAACAAGATTTAATCAGGATGTTCCGGCCAGCGTAAGTATTGGCCAGGGTGCCCGCTCCGCCCTTCCGATCGTAGGAACCTTCATTGAAAATGTAACGGCCGACGAGAATGCTTACTGGGCTTATGATGCCTTTGAACTCCCACCAGGCTTCGTGCTTCCGGAGGATCCCGAGGAAGTCCGCAATGAGATGGTTACGGATAAGGATAAAGGACGTATCGGCTGGTAA
- a CDS encoding polyprenyl synthetase family protein yields MIDSEELQTINSESVTRKKLSEITAPVSGQLSEFREFFKNTIRSDVFVLDQIVKYLLKQKGKELRPTLVFMSARLFGEINQRSFIAATMIELLHTATLIHDDVVDEANSRRGFVSINKIWKNKAGVLLGDFLLSKGLLIALENKEYTHLEVLSRAVKSMSEGELRQLKTAGLFNMTEDRYFQIISEKTASLISTCCECGAVSVSDNEEDHKKMREIGMCVGIAFQIRDDLFDYGMYDIGKPKRNDIQERKVTLPLIKAMEHSSKKEAAKIRALMKKRKKSSSDVDAIVEFVHDKGGMDYAKQAMYDYANKAIEGLNELPASEAKKDFADLIHFVITRKK; encoded by the coding sequence ATGATAGATAGCGAAGAGCTACAAACCATTAATTCTGAATCTGTTACCCGAAAAAAACTTTCTGAAATCACAGCCCCGGTATCGGGTCAGTTATCCGAGTTCAGAGAGTTTTTTAAAAATACCATTCGCTCAGATGTATTCGTACTTGATCAGATCGTAAAGTATTTACTGAAGCAGAAAGGAAAGGAACTACGGCCTACCCTGGTATTTATGTCCGCCAGACTATTCGGAGAGATCAATCAGCGATCTTTTATCGCTGCTACTATGATCGAACTCCTTCATACTGCCACGCTTATACATGATGATGTAGTAGATGAAGCCAATTCCCGCAGAGGGTTTGTCAGCATTAATAAGATCTGGAAGAATAAGGCCGGTGTATTGTTAGGAGATTTTCTTTTGTCTAAGGGATTGCTCATAGCACTTGAGAACAAAGAATACACCCATCTGGAAGTTTTATCGCGTGCGGTTAAGAGCATGAGTGAAGGTGAACTTCGACAGCTCAAAACTGCCGGACTCTTTAATATGACTGAGGATCGTTATTTTCAGATCATATCAGAAAAGACGGCCAGCCTGATCTCTACCTGTTGTGAATGTGGTGCTGTATCAGTTTCTGACAATGAAGAGGATCACAAAAAAATGCGTGAGATCGGAATGTGTGTAGGTATTGCTTTTCAGATACGGGACGATCTTTTTGATTACGGTATGTACGATATCGGAAAACCAAAAAGAAATGACATACAGGAAAGGAAAGTAACCCTGCCTCTTATTAAAGCCATGGAGCATTCATCTAAAAAAGAAGCTGCTAAGATCCGTGCCCTGATGAAAAAGCGAAAGAAAAGTTCATCCGATGTGGACGCGATCGTAGAATTTGTACATGATAAAGGGGGTATGGACTACGCTAAACAAGCAATGTATGACTATGCCAATAAGGCTATTGAGGGTCTGAATGAACTGCCGGCCAGTGAAGCTAAAAAAGATTTTGCCGATCTGATCCATTTTGTGATCACCCGAAAGAAGTAA
- a CDS encoding glucose-6-phosphate isomerase, with the protein MISCDISLAKNFITEQNYSTSKEKAEQALAQLKGKTGPGSEWLGWRDLLADPSDAALEQISSLADEVRKKADVFIVCGIGGSYLGAKAVIDALTPNFGDKGPEILYAGHHMGGKYLNELISYLKEKKADGSQKQIYLNVISKSGSTLETALSFRLLRELIEEMYDDDSSEHIICTTSKEGGILNKLIEKKHYRKFVIPDDIGGRFSVLTPVGLIPIAVAGIDIRTLFYGAVGAYNKYEEDPSDLLEYATLRNALHEKGITIDVFACFEPELRSFGGWIQQLLGESEGKEGQGIFPTVASYSTDLHSLGQFIQQGQRSLMETFLIVEEPMNKLEVNEMAGDDDNLNYLAGKSFHEINTKAREGTMEAHSEGNVPIVTITLKSLNEENLGELIYFFELMTGIFVYSLGVNPFNQPGVEDYKKAMYRLLGKE; encoded by the coding sequence ATGATATCCTGCGACATTAGTCTTGCAAAAAATTTCATTACAGAACAGAACTATTCCACATCAAAAGAAAAAGCAGAACAAGCCTTAGCTCAGCTAAAAGGAAAAACCGGCCCGGGCTCTGAATGGCTCGGATGGCGGGATCTGCTGGCGGATCCAAGCGACGCTGCTCTCGAACAAATAAGCTCTCTGGCTGACGAAGTTCGTAAGAAAGCCGATGTGTTCATCGTTTGTGGTATTGGAGGTTCATACCTGGGAGCTAAAGCGGTTATTGATGCACTCACTCCGAATTTCGGAGATAAGGGACCAGAGATATTGTACGCCGGGCATCATATGGGTGGTAAATATCTGAATGAACTGATCAGCTATCTTAAGGAAAAGAAAGCGGATGGCAGTCAAAAACAGATCTATCTCAATGTGATATCTAAATCCGGGTCTACTCTTGAAACAGCATTATCATTCCGGCTGCTTCGTGAACTGATCGAAGAGATGTATGATGATGACTCCTCTGAGCATATCATCTGTACGACCAGTAAGGAAGGAGGGATCCTCAATAAACTAATCGAGAAGAAGCATTATCGTAAGTTTGTCATTCCGGATGATATAGGAGGACGCTTCTCTGTGCTTACTCCTGTTGGACTTATCCCGATCGCGGTAGCAGGGATCGATATTCGTACACTCTTTTATGGGGCGGTAGGTGCGTATAATAAATATGAGGAAGACCCAAGTGATCTTCTGGAGTATGCAACACTCAGAAATGCGCTGCATGAAAAAGGAATTACTATAGATGTCTTCGCCTGTTTTGAGCCGGAACTGAGATCCTTTGGAGGCTGGATACAACAGCTTCTAGGTGAAAGTGAGGGGAAGGAGGGACAAGGTATCTTTCCTACTGTAGCAAGTTATTCAACCGACCTGCACAGCCTGGGGCAGTTCATTCAACAGGGACAACGTAGTCTCATGGAGACCTTCCTGATCGTGGAAGAACCCATGAATAAACTGGAAGTCAATGAGATGGCCGGTGATGATGATAATCTGAATTACCTGGCAGGAAAATCATTTCATGAGATCAATACCAAAGCCAGAGAAGGTACAATGGAGGCACATTCTGAAGGGAATGTACCTATCGTTACGATCACTCTTAAGAGCCTGAATGAAGAGAATTTAGGTGAATTGATTTATTTCTTTGAACTAATGACCGGTATCTTTGTATATAGTCTCGGGGTAAATCCGTTTAATCAGCCAGGGGTCGAAGATTACAAAAAGGCCATGTACAGACTTTTAGGAAAAGAATAA
- the pfkA gene encoding 6-phosphofructokinase — protein MDDAMVSVKRIGVLTSGGDSPGMNAAVRAVVRVAAQHEIEVVGIKHGYYGLINDEIADMTPHSVSNIIQRGGTILKSARSEEFRTAEGRKKAAKNLKKHKIEALITIGGDGTFTGANILSNEHDVKVIGIPATIDNDIIGTDETIGYDTALNTALDAIDKIRDTADAHERMFLVEVMGRDAGFIALETSIAGGAELVLLPEELTNIKEVKRQLNDMLQHQRRSSLVVVAEGDETGGAIKLADKIRGDFAQYDMRVCILGHIQRGGSPTARDRVLASRLGAAAVKTLVEGHSEIMVGIVNNALKITPLRVAVAKKKDLDYSLIELAKQLR, from the coding sequence ATGGACGATGCAATGGTAAGCGTTAAGCGAATCGGCGTTTTGACAAGCGGTGGAGATTCGCCGGGGATGAATGCAGCTGTAAGGGCTGTGGTAAGAGTCGCAGCACAGCATGAAATAGAAGTTGTCGGGATCAAGCATGGTTACTACGGTCTGATCAATGATGAAATCGCAGACATGACCCCGCATTCGGTTTCCAATATTATTCAAAGAGGTGGCACGATCCTCAAATCAGCTCGATCGGAGGAATTCCGAACCGCTGAAGGAAGGAAGAAAGCTGCTAAGAATCTGAAGAAGCACAAAATTGAAGCTCTGATCACCATTGGTGGCGATGGTACCTTTACCGGGGCAAATATTTTAAGTAATGAACATGATGTCAAGGTAATCGGGATTCCGGCTACTATAGATAATGATATCATAGGTACAGATGAGACCATCGGCTATGACACTGCTCTGAATACAGCGCTGGATGCCATAGATAAGATACGTGACACCGCTGATGCGCACGAGCGAATGTTCCTGGTGGAAGTTATGGGAAGGGATGCCGGCTTTATAGCTCTTGAAACCTCCATTGCCGGGGGAGCTGAACTTGTATTACTGCCCGAAGAACTGACCAATATCAAAGAAGTAAAGCGTCAGCTGAACGACATGCTTCAGCATCAGCGCAGAAGCAGCCTGGTCGTGGTTGCTGAAGGGGATGAAACCGGAGGTGCTATAAAACTGGCTGATAAGATCCGGGGCGACTTTGCTCAATATGATATGAGAGTATGCATTCTGGGGCATATCCAGCGCGGAGGTTCACCGACGGCCAGAGATCGTGTTCTGGCATCTAGATTAGGCGCCGCGGCTGTAAAGACTTTAGTGGAGGGCCACTCTGAGATCATGGTTGGTATTGTAAATAATGCTTTAAAGATCACTCCATTAAGAGTAGCTGTAGCAAAGAAGAAAGATCTGGACTATTCACTCATCGAACTTGCAAAACAACTGAGGTAA
- the atpD gene encoding F0F1 ATP synthase subunit beta, with product MNKGTIAQVIGPVVDVDFSESKPPSVLNALEIKKNDGSTLVLEVAQHLGEDRVRTIAMDSTDGLVRGMEVVDTGSNISMPVGEDIRGRLFNVVGESIDGIKAPEGKNKYPIHRPAPDFEDLATSSEMLETGIKVVDLLCPYAKGGKIGLFGGAGVGKTVLIQELINNIAKQHGGLSVFAGVGERTREGNDLLREFIESGVINYGDEFKESMENGEWDLSKVDHEKLKESQATLVFGQMNEPPGARARVALSGLTVAEYFRDEVSRDILLFIDNIFRFTQAGSEVSALLGRMPSAVGYQPTLASEMGALQERITSTNKGSITSVQAVYVPADDLTDPAPATTFTHLDATTVLSRALTQIGIYPAVDPLDSTSRIIDPKVVGEEHYKVANRVTTLLQNYKDLQDIIAILGMDELSDEDKLVVSRARRVQRFLSQPFFVAEQFTGSPGKYVKIDDTVKGFKMILDGELDHLPENAFYMVGNINEAIEKGEKLLAESEEEA from the coding sequence ATGAATAAAGGAACCATAGCACAGGTTATCGGACCTGTAGTTGACGTAGACTTTTCAGAAAGTAAACCGCCCTCCGTACTTAACGCCCTTGAAATCAAAAAAAATGACGGGTCCACGCTGGTACTCGAGGTTGCCCAGCACTTAGGTGAAGATCGTGTGCGTACGATCGCGATGGACTCAACCGACGGTCTCGTAAGGGGAATGGAAGTAGTCGATACAGGCAGCAATATTTCTATGCCGGTTGGTGAAGATATCCGTGGCCGCCTCTTTAATGTAGTGGGTGAGTCAATTGACGGGATCAAAGCTCCAGAAGGAAAGAATAAATATCCTATCCACCGTCCGGCACCGGATTTTGAGGACCTGGCTACCTCATCCGAAATGCTTGAAACAGGAATTAAGGTAGTAGATCTTCTCTGTCCTTACGCGAAAGGTGGTAAGATCGGTCTCTTCGGTGGTGCCGGTGTAGGTAAAACCGTACTTATTCAGGAGCTGATCAACAACATCGCTAAGCAGCACGGTGGACTTTCCGTTTTCGCCGGTGTTGGTGAGCGTACTCGTGAAGGAAATGACCTGCTGCGTGAATTCATTGAATCCGGAGTAATCAACTACGGAGACGAATTCAAAGAATCTATGGAGAACGGAGAGTGGGATCTTTCCAAAGTAGATCATGAAAAACTTAAAGAATCACAGGCTACGCTGGTATTTGGTCAGATGAATGAGCCCCCGGGAGCCCGTGCACGTGTTGCTTTGTCAGGACTGACCGTAGCTGAATATTTCCGTGATGAAGTATCCCGTGATATTCTCCTCTTTATTGATAACATCTTCCGATTTACACAGGCTGGTTCCGAGGTGTCTGCACTTCTGGGACGTATGCCATCTGCGGTAGGTTACCAGCCGACACTGGCCTCTGAGATGGGTGCCCTGCAGGAACGTATTACTTCTACCAATAAAGGATCTATTACATCAGTACAGGCGGTATATGTACCTGCCGATGACCTGACTGACCCTGCTCCGGCAACAACCTTTACTCACCTGGATGCAACCACGGTACTTTCCCGAGCGCTGACTCAGATCGGTATCTATCCGGCGGTGGATCCTCTGGATTCAACTTCAAGGATCATAGATCCAAAAGTAGTAGGCGAAGAGCATTACAAAGTGGCCAACAGAGTTACTACACTGCTTCAGAACTACAAGGATCTTCAGGATATCATTGCTATCCTGGGTATGGATGAACTATCGGATGAAGATAAGCTGGTAGTTAGCCGTGCACGCCGAGTTCAGCGATTCCTGTCTCAGCCATTCTTCGTAGCGGAGCAGTTTACCGGATCTCCTGGTAAGTATGTCAAGATCGACGATACGGTAAAAGGGTTTAAGATGATCCTTGACGGAGAACTTGATCACCTGCCTGAGAATGCATTTTACATGGTTGGTAATATCAACGAAGCGATCGAGAAAGGTGAGAAGTTACTCGCTGAATCAGAAGAAGAAGCTTAA
- a CDS encoding UDP-2,3-diacylglucosamine diphosphatase, with product MGGTKHVFLSDVHIGAFSPKQNHEIEADLIRLIDHCRLEGYRLYVLGDLFDYWMEYPEKGFVPELGKNVLDAFEAYNKMMDPALFITGNHDNWTYGHFEDRGFDTESNFRLTDIENKRFLLMHGDGVEPEGLDFPRAAFHQFLRSEYFVRIYQKILPPKAGLATMKWFSSVTRKRNYMNPDPLNRQAEKIFNRKKIDFIMTGHDHIPRVETFSGGIYINLGTFFKHRSVAIFEQGDINLQVWHSESNKFLPFDIIKDGL from the coding sequence ATGGGCGGCACAAAACACGTTTTTTTATCTGACGTACATATCGGAGCTTTCTCTCCGAAACAAAATCATGAGATTGAGGCCGACCTTATCCGACTGATCGATCATTGCAGGTTAGAAGGTTATCGCCTGTATGTGTTAGGAGATCTTTTTGATTACTGGATGGAGTATCCTGAAAAGGGATTTGTCCCGGAACTGGGAAAGAATGTGCTGGATGCATTTGAAGCGTACAATAAAATGATGGATCCTGCTTTATTTATCACCGGAAACCACGACAACTGGACCTACGGCCATTTTGAGGACAGAGGATTCGATACAGAATCGAATTTCAGGCTGACTGACATTGAAAACAAGCGATTTTTACTGATGCATGGCGATGGTGTTGAACCTGAAGGCCTGGATTTTCCCAGGGCTGCATTTCATCAGTTTCTGAGAAGTGAATATTTTGTCAGAATATATCAGAAAATTCTTCCTCCGAAGGCAGGCCTGGCAACTATGAAATGGTTTTCATCGGTAACCCGTAAACGAAACTATATGAATCCTGATCCCCTTAATCGCCAGGCGGAGAAAATCTTCAATAGAAAGAAGATAGATTTTATTATGACAGGACATGATCATATACCCAGGGTGGAAACATTTTCAGGAGGAATCTATATAAACTTAGGTACCTTTTTTAAACACAGAAGTGTGGCTATCTTTGAGCAGGGAGATATAAATCTACAGGTTTGGCATTCTGAATCGAATAAATTCTTACCTTTTGATATCATTAAAGACGGATTATGA
- a CDS encoding M20/M25/M40 family metallo-hydrolase — protein sequence MFRQLIFVILLTLPLASFAQSSYDDIIRDRLPEVIEQHREFVSIPNVASDTENMMRNIEWAQYAFSEKGFEVRLLQTSSLPVFLAERKIDDNAPTVLYYLHIDGQAVDADNWDQPDPFVPVLKEMNSGNWDIISWDNIQSSEIDPDWRIFGRAAADDKAPITMMLTAIDILDDTGMPASHNIKVILDPQEEAGSEAFLSSLDTDLDAYEADYMIILDGPAHPSNQPTLTFGCRGIATCSIKVYGSELPQHSGHYGNYVPNPVFRLAHLLDSMKDTEGKVLIDGYYNGIDISAEESRILAAVPDNRSDINRSLGIAEAEKVGSNYQDALQYPSLNVRHIETSWKGPGLKTIIPEYAVAHLDVRLVKETDGAEQLNKIRSHIESEGYYVLDREPTTEERLRHPDIATFISDPGVNAFRTELDSNIGLSLSDAIKNEFGKEPVKIRSMGGTVPIIPAINSLNIPAIIVPTVNMDNNQHNPNENIRIGNIQMGIRMLMAILTAEL from the coding sequence ATGTTCCGACAATTGATCTTTGTTATCCTCCTAACTCTGCCTTTAGCCTCCTTCGCTCAGTCCTCCTATGACGATATAATCCGTGATCGATTACCTGAGGTAATAGAGCAGCACCGGGAATTTGTAAGCATACCTAATGTTGCCTCAGATACCGAAAATATGATGAGGAATATTGAATGGGCTCAGTATGCCTTTTCAGAAAAAGGTTTTGAGGTCAGACTTCTGCAAACATCCTCCTTACCGGTTTTTCTAGCTGAGCGGAAGATCGACGATAATGCCCCTACCGTTCTGTATTATCTTCACATAGACGGACAGGCTGTAGATGCTGATAACTGGGATCAGCCTGATCCCTTTGTTCCGGTACTTAAAGAAATGAACAGCGGGAACTGGGATATCATAAGCTGGGACAATATTCAAAGTTCTGAAATAGACCCGGACTGGAGGATCTTTGGTAGAGCGGCTGCTGATGATAAGGCCCCTATAACCATGATGCTAACTGCGATTGATATACTTGATGATACCGGAATGCCTGCATCCCATAATATCAAGGTGATCCTGGACCCGCAAGAAGAAGCCGGATCCGAAGCTTTTCTGTCATCTCTTGATACGGACCTTGACGCTTATGAAGCAGATTATATGATCATTCTTGACGGCCCGGCACATCCTTCTAATCAGCCAACCCTTACTTTTGGCTGCCGTGGAATCGCTACCTGCAGCATCAAAGTTTATGGAAGCGAGCTCCCTCAACACAGCGGTCACTATGGTAATTATGTCCCAAATCCGGTCTTCCGGCTCGCTCATTTACTCGACAGTATGAAAGACACCGAAGGTAAGGTTTTGATTGACGGATATTACAATGGGATCGACATTTCGGCTGAAGAATCCAGAATACTGGCAGCTGTCCCGGATAATAGATCCGATATTAACCGGTCACTGGGTATAGCCGAGGCTGAGAAAGTCGGGTCTAATTATCAGGATGCGTTACAATATCCATCTTTAAATGTCCGTCATATTGAGACCTCCTGGAAAGGTCCTGGACTTAAAACCATCATCCCTGAATATGCAGTAGCACATCTGGATGTAAGGCTGGTTAAAGAAACCGACGGAGCTGAACAGCTGAACAAGATCCGTTCTCATATTGAATCTGAGGGATATTACGTGCTTGATCGTGAGCCGACCACTGAAGAACGACTACGGCATCCGGATATAGCTACTTTTATCAGTGATCCAGGGGTAAATGCATTCCGAACTGAACTGGACTCGAATATAGGCCTTTCACTAAGTGATGCAATTAAAAATGAGTTCGGTAAAGAGCCCGTCAAGATACGCAGCATGGGAGGAACCGTACCGATCATACCTGCCATTAACAGCCTCAATATCCCGGCGATCATCGTCCCTACCGTAAATATGGATAACAACCAGCATAATCCAAATGAGAATATTCGCATTGGCAATATTCAGATGGGGATACGGATGTTGATGGCTATTCTAACAGCGGAATTGTAG